Proteins co-encoded in one Gossypium arboreum isolate Shixiya-1 chromosome 11, ASM2569848v2, whole genome shotgun sequence genomic window:
- the LOC128283825 gene encoding 60S ribosomal protein L18a-2-like — MALHLLIKIFEKNPTKIKNYGIWLCYQSRTGYHNMYKEYRDTILNGAVEQKYTKIVSRHRVRLPCIQIIKTATIPAKLCKRDSTKQLHNSKIKFPLVFNKVRSPTRKLKTTYKASKPNLFKFSHCNEKRVNVVYGSKIFGSEHLLVC; from the exons ATGGCTCTGCACCTGTTAATAAAG ATATTTGAGAAGAACCCTACCAAGATCAAGAATTATGGTATATGGCTCTGCTACCAAAGTCGTACTGGTTATCATAACATGTACAAGGAATACCGTGACACTATTCTAAACGGAGCTGTTGAACAAAAGTACACTAAGATCGTTTCTCGCCACAGAGTCCGATTACCATGTATCCAGATTATCAAGACTGCAACTATCCCAGCCAAGCTATGCAAGAGAGATAGCACCAAGCAGCTCCACAACTCCAAAATCAAGTTCCCATTGGTGTTCAATAAGGTAAGGTCGCCTACCAGGAAGCTGAAGACCACTTACAAGGCATCAAAGCCTAACTTGTTTAAGTTCTCTCATTGCAATGAAAAGAGAGTTAATGTGGTTTAtggttctaaaatttttggtagtGAACATCTGTTAGTTTGTTGA
- the LOC128284258 gene encoding pentatricopeptide repeat-containing protein At1g09900-like, translating to MQNNGCKPNVITYTIIVKFLFDNGKFEEAMDFVSKMEREGCNPDLFTYNVILRELCHRDRLDDISELIQVMDQKGLSPDSYSYAALCGGLLKIGKIGDACELFLDIFSNGTADVAVYNIYFQCLCQENKSREALSQLKRMMKVGFKPNKLEFQILLSLVVRKVHPQMKKPLLRIKYLLLKRGLLLLLRQRKQIAVQILLLMMALLKNRSLL from the exons ATGCAAAATAATGGTTGTAAGCCTAATGTGATTACGTACACGATAATTGTTAAGTTTCTTTTTGATAATGGAAAGTTTGAGGAGGCTATGGACTTCGTCAGTAAGATGGAAAGGGAAGGTTGTAACCCTGATCTGTTTACTTATAATGTCATTCTTCGTGAGCTTTGCCATAGAGATAGACTAGATGACATTTCTGAGTTAATTCAGGTGATGGATCAAAAAGGTCTTTCTCCGGATTCATATTCATATGCTGCTTTGTGTGGAGGCCTGCTCAAAATAGGAAAAATAGGGGATGCATGTGAACTATTCCTTGATATATTTTCCAATGGAACTGCGGATGTTGCTGTCTATAATATTTACTTCCAATGTTTATGTCAAGAGAATAAATCAAGAGAAGCATTGTCTCAGTTGAAGCGCATGATGAAAGTTGGCTTTAAGCCAAACAAGCTAGAATTTCAGATTCTTTTGAGTCTAGTAGTGAGGAAGGTTCATCCTCAGATGAA GAAGCCCCTGCTAAGAATAAAATACTTGTTGCTAAAAAGGGGTCTGTTACTGTTGCTAAGACAAAGAAAGCAGATAGCAGTTCAGATTCTTCTTCTGATGATGGCTCTGTTGAAAAATAG GAGTCTGCTGTAA
- the LOC108473746 gene encoding hydroquinone glucosyltransferase-like, translating into MAKTQTPHIAILPSPGMGHLIPLVEFAKRFVQQHNFTVTFVIPTADSPSKAQISTLDSLPSSIDYVFLPPVDLSDLPQDAKIETVISLTVARSLSFLRDALKSLAAKTKLVGLVVDLFGTDAFDVTGEFNLSPYIFYPSTAMALSLFHYLPKLDQMVSCEYKELPEVRIPGCIPIRGKELLDPAQDRKNDAYKWLLHHAKRYRLAEGIMVNSFVELEAGATKALQEKEPDKPPVYPVGPLVNFDASNKGKADGMDCLKWLDEQPHGSVLYVSFGSGGTLSSNQLKELAVGLEMSEHRFLWVVRSPNDKVANATFFSAESQKDPFDFLPKGFLERTKGRGLVVPSWAPQAQVLSHSSTGGFLTHCGWNSTLESIVNGVPLIAWPLYAEQKMNAAMLTQDIKVALRTEPNENGLICRDEIAKAVKGLMEGEEGKGVRNRMKDLKEAAAKALSENGSSTKALSEVATRWRNRTAI; encoded by the coding sequence ATGGCGAAAACGCAAACACCCCATATAGCGATTCTTCCTAGTCCTGGGATGGGTCATCTTATTCCACTCGTTGAGTTCGCTAAGCGATTTGTACAGCAACACAATTTCACTGTCACTTTTGTTATCCCCACCGCTGATTCTCCTTCTAAAGCTCAAATATCAACCCTGGATTCCCTTCCCAGCTCTATAGATTATGTTTTCCTTCCTCCTGTTGACTTGAGTGACCTCCCTCAAGACGCAAAGATTGAAACCGTGATTTCTTTAACGGTGGCTCGCTCTCTGTCGTTCCTTCGGGATGCTTTGAAGTCGCTGGCTGCAAAGACAAAACTCGTCGGTTTGGTGGTTGATCTTTTTGGGACAGACGCATTTGATGTCACCGGAGAATTCAACCTCTCGCCGTACATATTTTACCCCTCCACGGCCATGGCCTTGTCTCTGTTTCATTACCTGCCGAAGCTTGACCAAATGGTTTCGTGCGAGTACAAGGAGTTGCCTGAAGTGAGGATTCCAGGCTGCATACCTATTCGCGGCAAAGAACTGCTGGACCCGGCTCAAGACAGGAAAAACGACGCTTACAAATGGTTGCTTCATCATGCAAAGAGGTATAGATTGGCTGAAGGCATAATGGTGAACAGTTTCGTGGAGTTGGAAGCAGGAGCAACGAAGGCGTTGCAAGAGAAAGAACCCGATAAGCCCCCGGTTTACCCGGTTGGTCCACTTGTTAACTTTGACGCGAGTAACAAAGGCAAAGCTGATGGGATGGATTGCCTGAAGTGGCTAGATGAGCAGCCACATGGCTCGGTTTTGTATGTATCTTTTGGGAGCGGTGGGACCCTGTCTTCCAACCAGCTAAAAGAATTGGCGGTGGGGTTGGAGATGAGTGAGCACCGATTCTTGTGGGTTGTAAGAAGCCCAAACGATAAGGTTGCTAACGCCACTTTTTTCAGTGCGGAGAGCCAGAAGGACCCTTTCGATTTTCTACCAAAGGGATTTCTGGAGAGGACAAAAGGGCGGGGTCTAGTGGTGCCATCGTGGGCACCACAGGCTCAAGTGCTGAGCCACAGCTCTACCGGAGGGTTTTTGACCCACTGCGGGTGGAATTCTACTCTGGAAAGTATCGTTAACGGGGTTCCTTTGATCGCCTGGCCGCTCTACGCTGAGCAAAAAATGAATGCCGCGATGCTAACCCAAGATATTAAAGTGGCACTGCGAACAGAACCCAACGAAAACGGTTTAATTTGCAGAGACGAGATTGCAAAGGCTGTTAAGGGTCTAATGGAGGGTGAAGAAGGGAAAGGTGTTCGAAATAGAATGAAGGACCTGAAGGAAGCTGCGGCAAAGGCACTTTCTGAAAATGGGTCTTCCACCAAGGCACTTTCCGAGGTGGCTACCAGGTGGAGGAACCGTACAGCCATCTAG